The sequence CGAGCTCCACTGTTATCTGCTACATTAAGAATAGTTTGTACTTGTATCATAATAAACTCATTACTCATTATTAAATAAATAATATAAAATAAAAACAATTACTAAAAAAACCACAATTTAATATTTTCTTATTACAAATAATTTTTAAAAAAAATCAAATTCATAACTCAATATACTACTAATTTATTGTCTCTAATAATAACCAACGTTTTTTTTTAGATAAAGGTTTAGACTCAACTATCTTAACTAAATCTCCAATCTTAGATACACAATTCGGATCATGTACATATAATTTCGTAGTCCTTCTCAAAATTTTTCCATACTTATGATGCTTTAAAACACGATTAACGATCACAACAACCGTCTTTTTCATTTTATTACTTATAATTTTCCCAACCATTATTTTTTTCATATTAACAACCTTATATTAATCTTCTAATAATCCTTCCTTTTTCTTTAAATATAAAATAGTATTAATCCTGGCAATACCCTTATTGATTAATTTTATCCAATGATAAGATTCTAAAGGTCCATATATTTTTTTCATTTTCAAATTAAATCTTTCTTTACTAAGAAGTAATAACTCAATTTTTAATTGATTCAAACTTAAAGTATTTAGTTCTTTACTTTTTTTTATCTTTACCATATATATTTTATTACCTTACAATATTCTTCTTTCTTCAAATACAACCTTAAACGGCAATTTAGCTCTTGCTAAAATAAAAGCC comes from Candidatus Legionella polyplacis and encodes:
- the rpsQ gene encoding 30S ribosomal protein S17, whose amino-acid sequence is MKKIMVGKIISNKMKKTVVVIVNRVLKHHKYGKILRRTTKLYVHDPNCVSKIGDLVKIVESKPLSKKKRWLLLETIN
- the rpmC gene encoding 50S ribosomal protein L29 — its product is MVKIKKSKELNTLSLNQLKIELLLLSKERFNLKMKKIYGPLESYHWIKLINKGIARINTILYLKKKEGLLED